The following coding sequences are from one Thunnus maccoyii chromosome 17, fThuMac1.1, whole genome shotgun sequence window:
- the tbx18 gene encoding T-box transcription factor TBX18: protein MAEKRRSPCALSVKAHAFSVEALIGAEKRRRTAGEDAESPGYEDGTDVSDLTGSPGPRADRASTSDRGSEAECASDGSPESEDALLESPQPAALCTASVTGSGEETRVDLQGSDLWKRFHEIGTEMIITKAGRRMFPAMRVKITGLDPHQQYYIAMDIIPVDNKRYRYVYHSSKWMVAGNADSPVPPRVYIHPDSPASGETWMRQVVSFDKLKLTNNELDDQGHIILHSMHKYQPRVHVIRKECGEELSPVRAIPAGEGTRTFSFPETVFTTVTAYQNQQITRLKIDRNPFAKGFRDSGRNRMGLEALVESYAFWRPSLRTLTFEDIPGMAKQGVPGAHGGLGASSHLLSTSPCSSPFQVCPLSPPDYTCSRPTHPLHRYSNPPEPFPPPRGPSAYEGEGFCSLPLPASQLGYLSNPTPQGYAGLRLHTPPYSLYGYTFPPSPRLAASPDKMAAAATANHQSPFLGSSPSGTLTDSLGVLSGGQQGFLFDSRTLGLAGSQPGGGASQVTAHMG, encoded by the exons ATGGCAGAGAAGCGGCGGTCCCCGTGCGCGCTGAGCGTCAAGGCGCACGCATTCTCGGTAGAAGCGTTGATCGGGGCGGAAAAAAGACGCAGGACGGCCGGAGAGGATGCTGAGTCCCCCGGCTACGAGGACGGAACTGATGTCTCTGATCTAACCGGGAGCCCGGGCCCGCGGGCCGACAGAGCGAGCACCAGCGACCGAGGCAGCGAGGCGGAATGTGCCAGTGACGGATCAC cagagagcgaGGACGCGCTGTTAGAGAGCCCGCAGCCCGCAGCTCTGTGCACGGCGTCGGTAACCGGTTCCGGAGAGGAGACCCGCGTGGACCTGCAAGGATCAGACCTGTGGAAACGGTTCCACGAGATCGGCACAGAAATGATCATCACCAAGGCTGGAAG GCGGATGTTCCCCGCTATGCGTGTGAAGATTACGGGCTTGGACCCACATCAGCAGTATTATATTGCCATGGATATAATCCCCGTGGACAACAAACGATACAG GTACGTGTACCACAGCTCCAAATGGATGGTTGCGGGGAACGCGGACTCCCCAGTGCCGCCCAGGGTGTACATCCACCCGGACTCCCCGGCCTCAGGAGAGACGTGGATGCGTCAGGTGGTCAGCTTCGACAAACTCAAACTGACCAATAACGAGCTGGACGACCAGGGACAT ATTATTCTGCACTCCATGCATAAGTACCAGCCGCGGGTCCATGTGATCCGTAAGGAGTGTGGAGAGGAGTTATCCCCAGTAAGAGCCATCCCTGCCGGGGAAGGCACCCGGACCTTCTCCTTCCCTGAGACTGTGTTCACCACCGTCACAGCATATCAGAACCAACAG ATAACAAGGCTGAAAATTGACAGAAACCCATTTGCCAAAGGCTTCAGGGACTCTGGCAGAAACCG GATGGGTCTGGAGGCTTTGGTTGAGTCTTACGCATTCTGGCGTCCATCTCTGCGAACACTCACATTTGAGGACATACCTGGCATGGCTAAGCAAG GAGTCCCAGGAGCTCATGGAGGGCTTGGAGCATCGTCTCACCTGCTCTCAACATCCCCGTGCTCCTCGCCTTTCCAGGTTTGCCCTCTCAGCCCGCCTGACTACACCTGCAGCCGACCCACACACCCCCTCCATCGTTACAGCAACCCCCCGGAGCCGTTCCCCCCTCCCAGAGGTCCATCAGCGTACGAGGGTGAAGGATTCTGTTCCCTGCCTCTCCCTGCTTCTCAACTTGGTTATCTATCCAACCCCACCCCGCAGGGTTACGCTGGTCTTCGCCTCCACACACCGCCCTACAGTCTGTACGGTTACACGTTTCCTCCTTCACCACGCCTCGCTGCCAGCCCAGATAAAATGGCCGCCGCTGCCACTGCCAATCATCAGAGTCCCTTCCTTGGCTCGTCTCCCAGTGGGACGCTAACGGACAGTCTGGGTGTGCTCAGTGGAGGACAGCAGGGCTTCTTGTTTGATTCTCGGACTTTAGGACTGGCAGGTAGCCAGCCGGGAGGTGGGGCCTCACAGGTCACTGCCCACATGGGCTGA